A genomic window from Streptomyces sp. MST-110588 includes:
- the cutA gene encoding divalent-cation tolerance protein CutA — translation MTTTDGARKAQALAHGAVEARVAACAQISAPVTSVYRWQQAIETAQEWQVTFKTTTARYGELERYLLGAHDYDTPEIIAIPVTHGGADYLAWITEETS, via the coding sequence ATGACGACCACCGACGGCGCGCGGAAGGCGCAGGCGCTGGCGCATGGCGCGGTCGAGGCCCGAGTCGCGGCCTGTGCGCAGATCAGTGCCCCGGTGACCTCCGTGTACCGCTGGCAGCAGGCGATCGAGACCGCGCAGGAGTGGCAGGTGACATTCAAGACGACCACCGCTCGTTACGGGGAACTGGAGCGGTACCTCCTCGGGGCGCACGACTACGACACCCCCGAGATCATCGCCATCCCCGTCACGCACGGCGGCGCGGACTACCTCGCCTGGATCACCGAGGAGACGAGCTGA
- a CDS encoding trypsin-like serine protease: MRRAAVAAAALCLTAAAAAPAGPAGGASRGDRDRDRWTSEAASRYWTPARMASAVPLVPEPGEPRSRSAPSGTSRTVRASRTSRTSRTSAAGLRSGTAVTAQHFDGVPSVGVLFSTTKDARAHYCTASVVHSRRGNLIITAGHCRPGGRAAFVPQYRSGARHQPYGIWAIDRGFTHPGRADSGAGSDLDFAFATVRRDLLGRSVEALTGGNVLTRTPGYRVLVTVIGYPTPRHDPADRAVRCTTRTSRLAGHRQLRMVCGGFHGGTSGGPWLTAFDEKTKTGKVIGNIGGLNRGGPSGRDSHRISYSPVYGDEVFKLYARAVAG; the protein is encoded by the coding sequence GTGCGGCGTGCGGCGGTGGCGGCAGCGGCGCTGTGTCTGACGGCGGCGGCAGCGGCCCCCGCCGGTCCGGCCGGCGGTGCGAGCCGTGGTGACCGTGACCGTGACCGGTGGACGAGTGAGGCCGCGAGCCGCTACTGGACGCCCGCCCGGATGGCCTCGGCCGTCCCGCTCGTCCCGGAGCCCGGGGAGCCACGGTCCCGTTCGGCCCCGTCCGGCACTTCCCGTACGGTTCGCGCATCCCGTACGTCCCGCACATCCCGTACGTCTGCGGCCGGGCTCCGGTCCGGCACGGCGGTCACCGCGCAGCACTTCGACGGTGTTCCCTCCGTCGGCGTGCTCTTCTCCACCACCAAGGACGCCCGCGCGCACTACTGCACCGCCAGCGTCGTCCACAGCCGCCGCGGAAATCTGATCATCACCGCGGGCCACTGCCGCCCCGGCGGGCGAGCCGCCTTCGTCCCGCAGTACCGTTCCGGCGCGCGCCACCAGCCGTACGGCATCTGGGCGATCGACCGTGGCTTCACCCACCCCGGCCGCGCCGACTCCGGAGCCGGCTCCGACCTGGACTTCGCGTTCGCGACGGTACGGCGGGACCTGCTGGGCCGGTCGGTGGAGGCACTGACGGGCGGCAACGTCCTCACCCGCACACCCGGTTACCGCGTCCTGGTCACCGTCATCGGCTATCCGACGCCCCGGCACGACCCCGCCGACCGCGCCGTACGCTGTACCACCCGGACGAGCCGGCTGGCCGGCCACCGCCAGCTCCGTATGGTGTGCGGCGGGTTCCACGGCGGGACCTCCGGAGGGCCGTGGCTGACCGCTTTCGACGAGAAGACCAAGACCGGGAAGGTCATCGGCAACATCGGCGGACTCAACCGAGGCGGCCCCAGCGGCCGGGACAGCCACCGGATCTCCTACAGCCCCGTCTACGGTGACGAGGTCTTCAAGCTGTACGCGCGCGCGGTGGCCGGCTAG
- a CDS encoding GNAT family protein produces the protein MTVSLADRTVLARRGSIVLTEQLPADAERLASRPDSAFEVDKGLHSDPLPITTVIRHAAVLDSAAEELLGSVTWRAVTYGPVTSCLAWNIGIYLLPYARGRGAGSTAVGVLGEYLFATTGFCRLEYQTDIDNRAAQRTAERAGFQREGILRGAQLRGGRRRDLVSYSLLRSDP, from the coding sequence ATGACCGTTTCGCTCGCCGACCGCACGGTACTTGCCCGCCGCGGCAGCATCGTACTGACGGAACAGCTCCCGGCCGACGCGGAACGCCTCGCTTCCCGCCCGGACAGCGCCTTCGAAGTGGACAAGGGCCTGCATTCCGACCCGCTGCCCATCACCACCGTCATCAGGCACGCTGCCGTGCTGGACAGCGCGGCGGAGGAACTGCTCGGATCGGTTACCTGGCGTGCCGTCACCTACGGGCCCGTCACGTCGTGCCTGGCCTGGAACATCGGTATCTACCTGCTGCCGTACGCGCGCGGACGCGGCGCCGGCAGCACCGCCGTCGGCGTGCTCGGCGAGTACCTCTTCGCCACGACCGGGTTCTGCCGGCTGGAGTATCAGACCGACATCGACAACCGGGCCGCACAACGGACGGCCGAACGGGCAGGATTCCAACGGGAAGGCATCCTTCGCGGAGCCCAGTTGCGCGGGGGACGACGCCGCGACCTCGTCAGCTACAGCCTCCTGCGAAGCGACCCGTGA
- a CDS encoding ElyC/SanA/YdcF family protein has protein sequence MRQGPGRIRLPGPVGFLGRLRPRLPRTRHGQRRVFQAVVLLCVLALAPATWMNVVAGDRVRTVEDAPSAPVAVVFGAGLWNGEPSPYLAHRLDAAARLYERGAVRAILVTGDNGRHDYDEPDAMRTYLVAHGVPGKRIVSDYAGFDTWDSCSRARRIFGVDRAVLVTQGFHIRRTLALCEAAGIDAYGVAVSAVHDSTWYYGEIREILAAPKAAANALLKPDPTFLGPREDGITRALQP, from the coding sequence ATGCGACAGGGGCCGGGGCGGATACGGCTGCCGGGACCGGTGGGGTTCCTGGGGCGGCTGCGGCCACGGCTGCCCAGGACCCGGCACGGGCAGCGGCGCGTCTTCCAGGCCGTGGTGCTGCTCTGCGTGCTCGCGCTGGCCCCGGCGACGTGGATGAACGTGGTCGCCGGTGACCGGGTCCGTACCGTCGAGGACGCCCCCTCCGCGCCGGTCGCCGTCGTCTTCGGCGCGGGTCTGTGGAACGGCGAGCCGTCCCCCTACCTCGCCCACCGCCTGGACGCCGCCGCCCGCCTCTACGAGCGCGGCGCGGTCCGCGCGATCCTGGTCACCGGCGACAACGGCCGTCATGACTACGACGAGCCGGACGCCATGCGGACCTACCTCGTCGCGCACGGCGTGCCCGGCAAACGGATCGTCAGCGACTACGCGGGCTTCGACACCTGGGACTCGTGCAGCCGCGCCCGCCGGATCTTCGGCGTGGACCGGGCCGTCCTGGTCACCCAGGGCTTCCACATCCGGCGCACGCTCGCCCTGTGCGAGGCGGCCGGCATCGACGCGTACGGGGTGGCGGTGTCCGCCGTACACGACTCGACCTGGTACTACGGCGAGATCCGGGAAATCCTCGCGGCTCCGAAGGCAGCGGCCAACGCCCTGCTGAAGCCCGATCCGACGTTCCTGGGGCCGCGGGAGGACGGCATCACACGGGCGTTGCAACCGTGA
- a CDS encoding class I SAM-dependent methyltransferase, whose translation MISPQGARAARVFDSLGMDFEHAFASRKQAQTDAVEELSRRLAPGCRVLDVGCATGRPTTEQLCAKGLDVTGTDVSPVMLAHARRQVPQARFVLADLFGDVPAGLGEYDAVVCLFCLVDLPERTFVEGLRRLAALTAPGGTVLLAVLERRDSGEVRFLDRTYDAARCRREDVHRYARLAGLETERVDVRMEQPARGRTAAERSLYLWATRPVSPCRGSGPCPAPPSNTPSPTP comes from the coding sequence ATGATCTCGCCGCAGGGCGCCCGCGCAGCGCGTGTCTTCGACAGCCTCGGCATGGACTTCGAGCACGCCTTCGCCAGCCGGAAGCAGGCCCAGACCGACGCGGTGGAGGAACTCTCGCGCCGTCTGGCCCCCGGCTGCCGCGTCCTGGATGTGGGATGCGCGACGGGCCGTCCCACCACGGAGCAGCTCTGTGCCAAGGGCCTGGACGTCACGGGCACCGATGTCTCCCCGGTCATGCTGGCCCATGCGCGGCGTCAAGTGCCGCAGGCGCGCTTCGTGCTGGCCGACCTCTTCGGCGACGTTCCCGCCGGGCTCGGGGAGTACGACGCCGTCGTGTGCCTCTTCTGCCTCGTCGACCTGCCCGAGCGTACTTTCGTGGAGGGGCTGCGGCGGCTTGCTGCCCTGACCGCGCCGGGTGGCACCGTCCTGCTGGCGGTATTGGAGCGCCGTGACAGCGGCGAGGTGCGGTTCCTGGACCGTACGTACGATGCCGCGCGCTGCCGGCGCGAGGACGTCCACCGCTACGCCCGTCTGGCCGGTCTGGAGACCGAGCGCGTGGATGTCCGTATGGAGCAGCCGGCACGCGGCCGGACGGCGGCGGAGAGGAGCCTGTACCTGTGGGCCACAAGGCCGGTGTCGCCGTGCCGTGGGTCCGGCCCGTGCCCTGCCCCTCCATCGAACACTCCTTCCCCGACGCCCTGA
- a CDS encoding cytochrome P450: MTAIRDGLPGTPQPPEVDVEWPLPRRGDVVPEVCAWLREHKPVARVRTFTGDPAWLVSTHALVTRVLQDETFSMSALAEPGARLQYAPLFPASNRSSVKDMVGVGLRETVMQAISPHVVNEATDAFRRKADRLLDEMTAEGPPVDLRARFTEPYTASVMSTILGLSEDHGRLLMDGFDISIMTVPCSFEGARVNLDKCMARTRARLLSPDATDAPGLMGALARFRAEHGTTAELDDELVLMLNNLFVAGGLSTSAFLLLALLLLMEHRDQMEWLRAHPEAMAPAVEELLRYSLAIGDALPRIATRDTELGGQAIAKGDLVLVLVEGANHDPAVFDQPQKLDLTRNPKTHVTFGAGRHYCSATFLARTHASVALSAVLDRLPGLRLAIPAEEINWRSGWIKRTPERLPALW, from the coding sequence ATGACAGCGATACGCGACGGTTTGCCCGGAACGCCCCAGCCGCCCGAAGTGGACGTCGAATGGCCACTGCCCCGGCGCGGTGATGTCGTCCCCGAAGTGTGCGCGTGGCTGCGCGAGCACAAGCCCGTCGCCCGTGTCCGTACGTTCACCGGTGATCCGGCGTGGCTGGTCTCCACGCACGCTCTGGTCACGCGCGTGCTGCAGGACGAGACCTTCAGCATGTCGGCCCTGGCGGAGCCCGGCGCACGCCTGCAATACGCCCCGCTCTTCCCCGCGTCGAACCGCAGCAGCGTGAAAGACATGGTGGGCGTGGGGCTGCGCGAGACGGTGATGCAGGCCATCTCCCCTCACGTCGTCAACGAGGCCACCGACGCGTTCCGCCGAAAGGCGGACAGGCTGCTTGACGAGATGACGGCCGAGGGCCCGCCCGTGGACCTCCGGGCACGTTTCACCGAGCCCTATACCGCGTCCGTGATGTCCACGATTCTGGGCCTGTCCGAAGACCACGGCCGCCTGCTGATGGACGGCTTCGACATCAGCATCATGACCGTGCCGTGCTCGTTCGAAGGCGCGCGGGTCAATCTGGACAAATGTATGGCGCGCACCCGCGCCCGGCTGCTGTCCCCCGACGCCACCGACGCGCCGGGCCTGATGGGCGCACTGGCCCGCTTCCGAGCCGAGCACGGCACCACGGCCGAACTCGACGACGAGCTCGTGCTGATGCTCAACAACCTGTTCGTCGCAGGCGGGCTGAGCACCTCGGCCTTCTTGCTGCTGGCCCTGCTCCTCCTCATGGAGCATCGCGACCAGATGGAATGGCTGCGGGCCCACCCCGAGGCCATGGCGCCGGCCGTGGAGGAACTGCTCCGCTACAGCCTGGCCATCGGCGACGCACTGCCCCGCATCGCCACCCGGGACACCGAACTGGGGGGCCAGGCCATCGCCAAGGGCGACCTCGTCCTCGTCCTGGTCGAAGGCGCGAACCACGACCCCGCCGTGTTCGACCAGCCGCAGAAGCTGGACCTGACACGTAACCCGAAGACGCACGTGACCTTCGGCGCGGGCCGGCATTACTGCTCGGCCACCTTCCTCGCCCGCACCCACGCATCCGTCGCGCTGTCCGCGGTCCTGGACCGGCTGCCCGGCTTGCGCCTCGCCATCCCCGCAGAAGAGATCAACTGGCGGTCGGGGTGGATCAAGCGCACCCCGGAACGCCTTCCGGCCCTGTGGTGA
- a CDS encoding cupin: protein MDDLTTLARHQLDDARASAHGRSAHLFLHDGPLRQTVIALTAGSALDDHTTPPAASLQVLHGHVRLTPADGSERRSGSGDAGQSAGHGMEQGTEHGMEQGTDRSADQSAGRDLIAGQIMALPHERHGLKAVEDSAVLLTAVTATAVTASSATADVR, encoded by the coding sequence ATGGACGATCTCACCACACTCGCCCGCCACCAGCTCGACGACGCGAGGGCGTCGGCCCACGGGCGCAGCGCCCACCTCTTCCTCCACGACGGGCCGCTGCGGCAGACCGTGATCGCTCTGACCGCCGGCTCGGCGCTGGATGACCACACCACTCCCCCGGCGGCCAGCCTCCAGGTGCTGCACGGCCACGTACGGCTGACACCGGCCGACGGGAGCGAGCGCCGGTCCGGGAGCGGGGACGCGGGACAGAGTGCGGGACACGGCATGGAGCAGGGCACGGAGCACGGCATGGAGCAGGGCACGGACCGGAGCGCGGACCAGAGCGCGGGCCGCGACCTGATCGCCGGTCAGATCATGGCCCTTCCGCACGAACGCCACGGCCTGAAAGCCGTCGAGGACTCCGCGGTCCTGCTCACCGCCGTCACCGCCACCGCGGTCACGGCCTCCTCGGCCACCGCCGACGTACGCTGA